One Pelobates fuscus isolate aPelFus1 chromosome 8, aPelFus1.pri, whole genome shotgun sequence genomic window carries:
- the ARL5A gene encoding ADP-ribosylation factor-like protein 5A — translation MGILFSKIWRLFSHQEHKVIIVGLDNAGKTTILYQFSMNEVVHTSPTIGSNVEEIVVNNTRFLMWDIGGQESLRSSWNTYYTNTEFVIVVVDSTDRERISVTREELYKMLSHEDLKKAGLLVFANKQDVKECMTVAEISQYLKLTSVKDHPWHVQACCALTGEGLCQGLEWMMSRLKSR, via the exons atGGGAATCCTCTTCTCCAAGATATGGAGGCTGTTCAGCCATCAGG AGCACAAAGTAATCATTGTGGGATTGGATAATGCAGGGAAAACAACAATATTATATCAGTT CTCAATGAACGAAGTTGTGCATACGTCACCTACAATAGGCAGCAACGTGGAAGAGATAGTTGTTAATAACACACGATTTCTGATGTGGGATATTGGTGGTCAAGAATCCTTACGTTCTTCATGGAATACCTATTATACAAACACAGAA TTTGTAATTGTCGTTGTGGATAGCACAGACAGAGAGAGGATTTCAGTAACTAGGGAAGAACTCTATAAAATGCTGTCACATgag gaTTTGAAAAAAGCTGGTCTGCTAGTCTTCGCAAACAAGCAGGATGTAAAAGAGTGTATGACTGTAGCTGAAATCTCACAGTATTTGAAGCTTACGTCTGTGAAGGATCACCCCTGGCATGTACAGGCTTGCTGTGCGCTGACTGGAGAAGG ATTGTGTCAAGGACTCGAATGGATGATGTCACGGCTTAAGTCGAGATGA